In Maniola hyperantus chromosome 20, iAphHyp1.2, whole genome shotgun sequence, the following are encoded in one genomic region:
- the LOC138403781 gene encoding esterase FE4-like, translating into MKWLALLSLIFANLVKEPAPVVRVGSGLVRGTVSDDGRIYMYLGIPYATVDKRNRFQAPLPPPKWEGIFEARNENTRCPQRMFGPIIVGDENCLKLNVYTPVDRTPGNLLPVMVFIHGGCFLEGAGTTFLYGPDFFVQHGVVFVGINYRLNVEGFLCLGIKEAPGNAGLKDQIAALKWLKKNIAAFGGDPDNVTLFGESAGAVSISYLFLAPAAKGLFHRAILQSGATIAPWAIQHDPIKTAAKISKEFGYNGTDPHEMYNILSNRSVEELISAIKYSKHRDYVTADVLFVPCVEKNISGVNPILTDYPTDIIESGNYNKMPIIIGYNDNEGIYFVSKTHGNEISRIEDEVDAYDFIQDDLEFPSEAVKNDTVANILNHYLSSKKDLLMQLVDLSSDLHIKYPSAIESSMYAKTTDQPIYYYLFKYNGYINMAKFISGFMFNGGASHGDELMYMFKPYTFPLPTRYLEMKMVERMVTMWTNFAKYSDPTPKTSSLIPIRWRASRSANPLALVIDRRLRTAPLWDQHMLRFWNCTYSKYRRRRYGFKHLTNDSYGHY; encoded by the exons ATGAAGTGGTTGGCGCTATTGTCGCTGATTTTCGCGAATTTAGTAAAAGAGCCGGCGCCGGTGGTGAGAGTGGGGAGTGGGCTAGTCAGGGGGACAGTGAGCGACGACGGAAGGATTTACATGTATTTGGGGATCCCGTATGCTACTGTCGATAAAAGGAATCGATTTCAG GCACCACTGCCTCCACCAAAATGGGAAGGAATCTTCGAAGCCCGAAACGAAAACACCCGTTGCCCTCAAAGGATGTTTGGCCCCATCATAGTCGGGGACGAAAACTGCTTGAAACTAAACGTCTACACCCCAGTGGATCGAACCCCAGGGAACCTTCTCCCAGTAATGGTTTTCATCCATGGAGGATGCTTCCTCGAAGGTGCCGGGACTACGTTTTTGTACGGTCCAGATTTCTTCGTGCAACATGGCGTTGTCTTCGTAGGAATCAACTACAGACTAAACGTAGAAGGATTCCTTTGCTTAGGTATCAAAGAAGCACCTGGGAACGCTGGGTTGAAAGACCAAATCGCTGCACTTAAATGGCTTAAGAAAAACATAGCAGCGTTTGGAGGAGACCCTGATAATGTCACATTATTCGGAGAAAGCGCTGGTGCTGTATCTATCTCGTATTTGTTTCTAGCACCAGCAGCCAAAGGTCTATTTCACAGAGCGATTTTACAAAGTGGCGCCACAATAGCTCCCTGGGCAATTCAACACGACCCAATAAAAACAGCGGCTAAAATTTCCAAAGAATTCGGTTACAATGGCACCGATCCTCATGAAATGTACAATATCCTTTCAAATAGAAGTGTTGAAGAATTAATATCTGCTATCAAATATTCAAAACATAGAGATTATGTTACTGCAGACGTACTATTTGTTCCGTGCGTTGAGAAGAATATATCAGGAGTTAACCCAATACTAACTGACTATCCAACTGATATAATCGAATCGGGGAATTATAACAAAATGCCTATTATAATCGGGTACAATGACAACGAAGGTATATACTTCGTAAGTAAAACCCACGGTAATGAAATAAGCAGAATCGAAGACGAAGTAGACGCTTACGATTTCATACAAGATGACTTAGAATTCCCTTCGGAAGCAGTCAAAAATGATACAGttgcaaatattttaaatcaTTACTTATCTTCGAAGAAAGATCTGCTTATGCAACTGGTAGATTTATCTTCTGACCTCCATATAAAGTACCCGAGTGCTATAGAATCCAGCATGTACGCTAAGACAACAGACCAACCTATATACTACTATCTATTTAAATACAACGGGTATATAAACATGGCGAAGTTCATCTCAGGGTTTATGTTCAATGGAGGGGCCTCACATGGTGACGAGCTGATGTATATGTTCAAGCCGTATACATTTCCTTTGCCGACGAGATATTTGGAGATGAAGATGGTGGAGCGTATGGTCACTATGTGGACGAACTTTGCCAAGTATAG TGACCCAACACCAAAGACGTCCAGCCTCATCCCCATCCGCTGGCGCGCGAGTCGCTCCGCCAACCCGCTGGCGCTGGTGATCGACCGGCGCCTGCGCACCGCGCCGCTGTGGGACCAGCACATGCTGCGCTTCTGGAACTGCACCTACTCCAAGTACAGGCGGAGGCGATACGGGTTCAAACATCTTACTAACGATTCGTATGGCCATtattaa